A window of the Elusimicrobiota bacterium genome harbors these coding sequences:
- a CDS encoding PH domain-containing protein, whose product MLTQNDLPQQFQAVKDEDENIIWVGEPRFFPFLCTGIPFLAIGLLWGAIDYFGFIRPMGGANSSEPLGFIVPFFALHLFPFWGSILNMFRLVLVHKNTFYAITNKRVMMRSGFWGIDFNAVDYDKISDVQVTVNPLENMLGVGTVRISAGKVDSKGNSLTEDFIAVENPYEVFKQLKTVMVNIKTDWNYPNKLRPDENPGYKTKYNPK is encoded by the coding sequence ATGCTCACTCAAAATGATCTCCCGCAGCAATTCCAGGCTGTTAAAGACGAGGATGAAAATATTATCTGGGTGGGAGAACCGCGGTTCTTCCCGTTCTTGTGCACCGGAATTCCGTTTTTGGCCATCGGTTTGTTATGGGGGGCGATAGATTATTTCGGTTTCATAAGGCCCATGGGCGGCGCGAACAGCTCCGAGCCGTTGGGCTTCATCGTGCCTTTTTTTGCTTTGCATTTATTCCCTTTTTGGGGGAGTATCCTTAACATGTTCCGTCTTGTATTGGTGCATAAAAATACTTTTTATGCCATTACCAATAAACGCGTAATGATGAGAAGTGGTTTCTGGGGCATAGATTTTAACGCGGTGGATTACGACAAAATATCGGATGTCCAGGTTACTGTTAACCCGCTGGAAAACATGTTGGGCGTAGGTACGGTGCGTATTTCAGCCGGGAAAGTCGACAGCAAAGGCAATTCTCTTACGGAAGATTTTATCGCGGTGGAAAACCCTTACGAAGTTTTCAAGCAGCTGAAGACCGTCATGGTAAATATCAAAACGGACTGGAATTATCCTAATAAATTACGTCCAGACGAAAATCCCGGGTACAAAACGAAATATAATCCCAAATAG